One Thiocapsa sp. genomic window carries:
- a CDS encoding transporter: MRPIQTQIALATGLLLGLPAADAEDAAALAKQLSNPVAALISVPFQSNWEQNIGPDDRGSRYTLNIQPVIPISIGEDWNLISRTILPIVDQWGIFPGAGEQFGLSDTVQSLFFSPKEPTAGGLIWGAGPVFLLPTATDELLGSEKWGAGPTAVGLVQRGKWTFGVLANHIWSFTGPSDRADINSTFIQPFLSYTTPTAWTYTLQTESTYDWEGEQWNVPIAAQVAKLTKIGGQLVQFQAGPRYYAASTESGPDGWAFRFNVVLLFPK, encoded by the coding sequence ATGAGACCGATACAAACGCAAATCGCCTTGGCCACCGGTCTCCTGCTGGGACTTCCGGCTGCCGACGCCGAGGATGCGGCTGCCCTCGCCAAGCAACTGTCCAATCCGGTGGCCGCGCTGATCAGCGTGCCCTTCCAGTCGAACTGGGAGCAGAACATCGGGCCGGACGACCGGGGCAGCCGTTACACGCTGAACATCCAGCCGGTGATTCCGATCTCTATCGGCGAGGATTGGAACCTGATCTCCCGCACCATCCTGCCGATCGTCGATCAGTGGGGCATCTTTCCTGGTGCCGGCGAACAATTCGGCCTCTCGGACACAGTACAGAGTCTCTTCTTCTCGCCGAAGGAGCCGACCGCCGGCGGACTGATCTGGGGCGCAGGCCCCGTTTTTCTGCTGCCCACCGCGACCGACGAGCTGCTCGGCAGCGAGAAATGGGGTGCCGGGCCGACTGCGGTCGGGCTGGTACAGAGGGGCAAGTGGACCTTCGGCGTGCTCGCGAACCATATCTGGTCCTTTACCGGGCCGAGCGATCGAGCCGACATCAACAGCACCTTCATTCAGCCCTTTCTCTCCTACACCACGCCGACGGCTTGGACCTACACACTGCAGACTGAATCCACCTACGACTGGGAGGGCGAGCAATGGAACGTGCCCATCGCCGCCCAGGTTGCCAAGTTGACCAAGATCGGCGGGCAACTGGTGCAGTTCCAGGCCGGCCCGCGCTATTACGCCGCGAGCACCGAATCGGGGCCGGACGGTTGGGCGTTCAGGTTCAACGTCGTGCTGCTGTTTCCCAAATGA
- the ltrA gene encoding group II intron reverse transcriptase/maturase, which produces MTTKLERFTLMAREQLRERFNSLMGLLFDPEGLRESFERQKGNKAPGVDGVRKDDYGKDLDAQLDDLSARIRRMGYRPQPVRRSYIPKGDGRYRPLGVPSFEDRLVQDRLSRLLQAIWEPEFCDCSYGFRPGRSAHDALRRVAEVITNAETQWVVEADIKGFFDHLSHAHLLRFLEHRIADPNLLRIVRRFLKAGVMEDGAFTASDEGAPQGGLVSPVLSNIYLHYVLDLWFEKRFARGCAGKAYLIRYADDYVACFEYEADANAFLAAMTERLASFDLEVEPSKTALLRFGSHALGQRADTAAGSRTFSFLGFTHYVGRSRRGRFVVGRKTDGKRMAKKLKLLNERLRGLRTQGGAAMLAYLVRHLRGHLQYYGVSGNGRALASYIHFAGGLLFKWLNRRSQRRSLTWKRFSAAIRPLLPRARIIHDLYPVPWWMTQAGSRMV; this is translated from the coding sequence GTGACAACCAAACTTGAGCGTTTCACACTGATGGCGCGCGAGCAACTGCGAGAGCGGTTCAATTCTCTGATGGGGTTGTTGTTCGACCCCGAGGGCTTGCGCGAAAGCTTCGAGCGACAGAAAGGAAACAAGGCGCCCGGAGTCGATGGGGTAAGAAAAGACGACTACGGAAAGGACCTGGACGCGCAACTGGACGACCTGTCGGCGCGGATACGCCGAATGGGCTACCGGCCGCAACCGGTGCGGCGCAGCTACATTCCCAAGGGGGATGGACGCTACCGTCCGCTGGGTGTGCCGAGCTTCGAGGACCGATTGGTGCAGGATCGGCTCAGCCGCCTCCTGCAAGCCATCTGGGAGCCGGAATTTTGCGACTGCTCGTATGGCTTTCGTCCCGGTCGTAGCGCGCACGATGCGTTGCGGCGGGTCGCGGAGGTCATCACCAACGCAGAAACGCAATGGGTGGTTGAGGCCGACATCAAAGGCTTCTTCGATCATCTCTCGCATGCCCATTTACTGCGCTTCCTGGAGCACCGCATCGCCGATCCCAATCTTCTGCGGATCGTGCGGCGCTTCCTGAAGGCCGGCGTCATGGAAGACGGCGCATTCACGGCCAGCGACGAGGGTGCCCCGCAAGGGGGTTTGGTCTCGCCCGTGCTCAGCAATATCTACCTGCACTACGTGCTCGACCTGTGGTTCGAGAAACGTTTCGCCAGGGGCTGTGCCGGCAAAGCCTACCTGATCCGCTACGCCGACGACTATGTCGCCTGCTTCGAGTACGAGGCCGATGCCAACGCCTTCCTGGCCGCCATGACCGAACGACTGGCGTCCTTCGACCTGGAAGTCGAACCGAGCAAAACCGCGCTGTTACGCTTCGGCAGCCACGCCCTTGGGCAACGTGCCGACACCGCGGCAGGATCGCGCACCTTCAGCTTCCTCGGCTTCACCCACTATGTGGGCCGTAGTCGTCGGGGCCGGTTCGTGGTCGGGCGCAAGACCGACGGCAAGCGCATGGCCAAGAAGCTCAAACTGTTGAACGAGCGACTACGCGGCCTGCGCACGCAGGGCGGGGCGGCCATGCTGGCCTACCTCGTGCGCCACCTGCGCGGGCATCTCCAGTACTACGGGGTGAGCGGCAACGGCCGCGCCTTGGCGAGTTACATCCACTTCGCCGGCGGCCTGCTGTTTAAGTGGCTAAACCGCCGCAGTCAGCGCCGCTCGTTGACCTGGAAGCGCTTCAGCGCCGCCATTCGCCCCCTGCTGCCGCGTGCTCGGATCATCCATGATCTCTACCCCGTCCCTTGGTGGATGACTCAAGCTGGGAGCCGGATGGTGTAA
- a CDS encoding HAD family hydrolase, producing MRHLLTLVALLAFSPLTSAGPLPSWTDGPTKTAITAFVEDVTSAGSPNFVPPAERIAVFDNDGTLWVEQPMYTQLAFVIDRVKALAPEHPEWQDEQPFKALLEGDLDALKATGTDGVNRLLAATHANMTTEAFEQIVSDWIASARHPRFDRLYTQVVYQPMLELLDYLRANGFKTFIVSGGGIDFMRPWTERTYGIPPEQVIGSKIAMQYAVQDGTPVLLREPEIAFIDDKAGKPVGIQRHIGRRPILAFGNSDGDYQMLEWTTAGPGKRLGLILHHDDGEREYVYDRESHVGRLSKGLDDAGSKGWLLVSMQRDWARVFPSAPEGSTGTPGDRHE from the coding sequence ATGCGTCATCTTCTGACCCTCGTCGCACTGCTGGCCTTCAGTCCGCTCACGAGCGCCGGGCCGCTCCCATCCTGGACGGACGGACCGACCAAGACCGCGATAACCGCATTCGTCGAAGACGTGACGAGCGCGGGCAGCCCGAACTTCGTGCCCCCGGCCGAGCGCATCGCCGTGTTCGACAACGACGGCACCCTCTGGGTCGAGCAGCCCATGTACACCCAACTCGCCTTTGTCATCGACCGCGTGAAGGCACTCGCGCCCGAACATCCGGAATGGCAGGACGAGCAGCCGTTCAAGGCGCTGCTGGAAGGTGATCTGGACGCACTGAAGGCAACGGGCACGGATGGCGTGAACAGGCTGCTGGCCGCCACCCATGCGAACATGACGACCGAGGCGTTCGAGCAGATCGTCAGCGATTGGATCGCCTCCGCGCGCCACCCCCGTTTCGACCGGCTCTATACCCAGGTCGTCTACCAGCCCATGCTGGAGCTGCTGGACTACCTGCGCGCCAACGGCTTCAAGACCTTCATCGTCTCCGGCGGCGGCATCGATTTCATGCGTCCCTGGACCGAGCGCACCTACGGCATCCCGCCGGAGCAGGTCATCGGCTCGAAAATCGCCATGCAATACGCGGTGCAAGACGGCACGCCCGTGCTGCTGCGCGAGCCGGAGATCGCCTTCATCGACGACAAGGCGGGCAAGCCCGTCGGCATTCAGCGCCATATCGGACGCCGGCCCATCCTCGCCTTCGGCAACTCGGACGGCGACTACCAAATGCTGGAATGGACGACGGCCGGCCCAGGTAAGCGGTTGGGACTCATCCTCCACCACGACGACGGCGAGCGTGAGTACGTGTACGACCGCGAAAGCCATGTCGGCCGCCTTTCCAAAGGGCTCGACGATGCCGGCTCCAAGGGCTGGCTGCTTGTCTCGATGCAGCGCGACTGGGCGCGGGTCTTTCCGTCCGCACCGGAGGGCTCGACGGGCACACCTGGCGATCGTCATGAGTGA
- a CDS encoding arylsulfatase, producing MKRRLWPSLLGALALPFYLPLAVAADKPNILVIFGDDIGWYNTSAYNQGVMGYRTPNIDRIAKEGVLFTDAYGQQSCTAGRAAFITGQSPKRTGLLKIGMPGDPIGLQAEDPTLAELLKPLGYATGQFGKNHLGDRDEHLPTKHGFDEFFGNLYHLNAEEEPENPDYPKDPAFRDKYGPRGVIHSYADGRIEDTGPLTSERMQTVDKEFLAATVDFIDRQQAEDKPWFVWFNTTRMHIFTHLEDASKGATGRGIYADGMVEHDGLVGQLLAKLDALGVADNTIVVYTTDNGAEKFSWPDGGTSPFRGEKATTWEGGIRVPLMVRWPARIPGGRTSNDIISLEDFVPTLMSAVGEPGIKEKLLEGATIGDKTFKVHLDGYDFLPYLTGESEEGPRREFFAWVDDGSLGAVRVGAFKGHFSTQPHHGLDAWLLGQEPRKAPLIVDLRADPFETAPLESSYYDDWLVRHMYVVMPLMEIVATHMETFKAFPPRQESGSFTPKQ from the coding sequence ATGAAGCGACGACTCTGGCCATCCCTGCTCGGCGCCCTGGCGCTGCCGTTCTACCTGCCGCTCGCCGTGGCCGCCGACAAACCCAACATCCTGGTGATCTTCGGCGACGACATCGGCTGGTACAACACCAGCGCCTACAACCAGGGTGTGATGGGGTATCGGACGCCCAACATCGATCGGATCGCCAAGGAGGGCGTCCTCTTCACCGATGCCTATGGGCAGCAGAGCTGCACCGCTGGGCGCGCGGCCTTCATCACCGGCCAGAGCCCCAAGCGCACGGGGCTCCTGAAGATCGGTATGCCGGGTGACCCGATCGGACTTCAGGCGGAGGATCCCACGCTCGCCGAGCTGCTCAAACCGCTCGGCTACGCCACCGGTCAGTTCGGCAAGAACCACCTCGGTGATCGCGACGAGCATCTGCCGACCAAGCACGGCTTCGACGAATTCTTCGGCAATCTCTACCACCTGAATGCCGAGGAGGAACCGGAGAACCCGGACTATCCGAAGGACCCCGCGTTCCGAGACAAGTACGGCCCGCGCGGCGTCATCCACTCCTACGCTGACGGGCGCATCGAGGACACCGGACCGCTCACCAGCGAGCGCATGCAGACCGTGGACAAGGAATTCCTTGCGGCGACGGTGGACTTCATCGACCGCCAGCAGGCCGAGGACAAGCCCTGGTTTGTCTGGTTCAACACCACCCGCATGCACATCTTCACGCACCTGGAGGACGCCAGCAAAGGTGCCACGGGACGGGGCATCTATGCCGACGGCATGGTGGAGCACGACGGCCTGGTCGGACAGTTGCTCGCCAAGCTCGACGCGCTCGGCGTCGCCGACAACACCATCGTCGTCTACACCACCGACAACGGCGCGGAGAAATTCTCCTGGCCCGACGGCGGCACCTCGCCCTTCCGCGGCGAGAAGGCGACCACCTGGGAGGGCGGCATCCGCGTGCCCCTGATGGTGCGTTGGCCGGCAAGGATCCCCGGCGGACGGACCTCCAACGACATCATCAGCCTTGAGGACTTCGTCCCCACGCTTATGTCCGCGGTGGGCGAGCCCGGCATCAAGGAGAAGCTGCTCGAGGGTGCGACCATCGGCGACAAGACCTTCAAGGTGCACCTCGACGGTTACGACTTCCTGCCGTACCTGACCGGAGAGAGCGAGGAAGGACCGCGACGCGAATTCTTCGCCTGGGTGGACGACGGCAGCCTCGGCGCGGTGCGCGTCGGGGCCTTCAAGGGCCACTTCTCCACTCAACCGCATCATGGCCTCGACGCCTGGCTGCTCGGGCAGGAGCCGCGCAAGGCGCCGCTGATCGTTGATCTGCGCGCCGATCCGTTCGAGACCGCACCGCTGGAGTCCTCCTACTACGACGACTGGCTGGTGCGCCACATGTACGTGGTCATGCCGCTGATGGAGATCGTCGCGACGCACATGGAGACCTTCAAGGCGTTCCCGCCGCGTCAGGAGAGCGGCAGCTTCACGCCCAAACAGTAG
- a CDS encoding diguanylate cyclase has product MPLFHIPSLFLATALLFFIMPMVTYLVLNGRRQRVVTLWCGGDLLLGLSMTLFALRGLAPEWATFPLAHFLMCLGVMMRIQALRRDLGRPLPLILMAAVPSLYLLGFEGIRLGLRDDLLRMQFHNAAFVVLFSWLAAVGWRIAQQEQSRAARWIAGVYLLLAVSFLNTLIGLSLGRVTPVLMDPSAARILIMLAGILSAVVANLGYVGLAFERSRRQAIQADQEYRAIIATSLDGFFLCDRDGRFLDVNQAYCDLIGYRREELLTMGVADIDAADADGGGDAERGRRWAIEPACFETRQRRKDGRLLEVEASTQVLPFDPGRIVAFIRDISARKRAEAEIKALAFYDPLTHLPNRRLLDDRLGQVRAAAHRSGCHGGLLLLDLDNFKPLNDAYGHAAGDLLLIEVARRLTLTVRAADTAARLGGDEFVLLIGDLSAEEAEAARYVGRIAEQVRRRLSAPYRLTITRPGHPDTLIEHRCTASLGVTLFNGMDGVAEDIFRQADLAMYQAKANGRDQARFYAVPGALSPVPK; this is encoded by the coding sequence TTGCCGCTCTTTCATATCCCCTCGCTGTTCCTGGCCACGGCACTGCTCTTCTTTATCATGCCGATGGTCACCTACCTGGTCTTGAACGGCCGCCGGCAGCGGGTGGTGACGCTGTGGTGCGGCGGCGACCTACTGCTGGGCTTGTCCATGACCTTGTTCGCGCTGCGTGGCCTGGCTCCGGAGTGGGCAACCTTTCCGCTCGCCCATTTTCTGATGTGCCTTGGCGTGATGATGCGTATCCAAGCGCTGCGCCGCGACCTGGGCAGACCATTGCCGCTGATTCTGATGGCCGCCGTCCCGTCCTTGTACCTGCTCGGATTTGAAGGCATCCGTCTGGGGCTGCGCGATGATTTGCTGCGCATGCAATTCCATAACGCGGCCTTTGTCGTTCTGTTTAGCTGGTTGGCCGCAGTAGGCTGGCGCATCGCGCAGCAGGAGCAAAGCCGCGCCGCCCGCTGGATTGCCGGGGTCTACCTGCTCCTGGCAGTGTCGTTTCTCAATACCCTGATCGGCCTGTCGCTGGGGCGCGTCACCCCCGTGTTGATGGACCCAAGCGCGGCACGCATCTTAATCATGCTGGCCGGTATCTTAAGCGCCGTGGTCGCCAATCTCGGGTATGTCGGACTCGCGTTCGAGCGCTCCCGCCGCCAGGCGATCCAGGCCGACCAGGAGTACCGCGCCATCATCGCCACCAGCCTGGACGGGTTTTTCCTGTGCGACCGGGACGGGCGCTTCCTCGACGTCAACCAAGCCTACTGTGACCTGATCGGTTACCGCCGCGAGGAATTGTTGACCATGGGCGTCGCGGATATCGACGCCGCTGACGCCGACGGCGGGGGCGATGCCGAGCGCGGGCGCCGGTGGGCGATCGAGCCCGCGTGTTTCGAGACCCGGCAGCGCCGCAAGGACGGGCGGCTCTTGGAGGTCGAGGCGAGCACCCAGGTCCTGCCGTTTGATCCCGGCAGGATCGTCGCCTTCATCCGCGACATCTCGGCGCGCAAACGCGCCGAGGCAGAGATCAAGGCCCTGGCCTTTTATGACCCATTGACGCACCTGCCCAACCGGCGTTTGCTCGATGACCGTCTGGGTCAGGTACGGGCCGCCGCCCACCGCAGCGGTTGCCATGGTGGCTTGCTGTTGTTGGATTTGGACAATTTCAAGCCGCTCAACGACGCCTACGGGCACGCCGCCGGTGATCTGCTGTTGATCGAGGTAGCGCGCCGCCTGACCCTGACCGTGCGTGCCGCCGATACGGCGGCACGCCTGGGCGGTGACGAGTTCGTGCTGCTCATCGGCGACCTAAGCGCGGAGGAGGCGGAGGCCGCCCGGTACGTCGGCAGGATTGCCGAGCAGGTGCGCCGCCGCCTATCCGCGCCCTATCGCCTGACCATCACCCGGCCGGGGCACCCCGACACCCTGATCGAACATCGCTGCACCGCCTCGCTGGGCGTCACCCTGTTTAATGGCATGGACGGCGTCGCGGAGGACATTTTCCGACAGGCCGATCTGGCGATGTATCAGGCCAAGGCGAATGGTCGCGACCAAGCCCGATTCTATGCTGTCCCCGGTGCCCTGTCCCCGGTGCCGAAGTAG
- a CDS encoding DUF6399 domain-containing protein — MTRRTRLEQAEHIAAAEARLAAGETQRAVATEMGIARSTLRDWCGEVPRGDPPTGLTAFARTPEGIDWLHRLVLAAHFSITLRAAGGTRLVSEFLELSGLSAFVGVSDGAQHALNVALETAVVAVAAEQRTALAEGMPARAVTVCEDETFHPGICLVNIEPVSNFIVLEQYAADRTAATWTAALQDACTGLAVEVIQSTADEAKALRRHAETDLRAHHSPDLFHGQHEVSKATSLALARDVRRAEAGVAAAQAHWEAERAAQQAFEARMPRPLGRPPAFETRIGAALSALVAVEAERDRARERQSEARALIRELGVLYHPYDPVDGQTQPVERVAARFTDVWTRLKGLAEAAELPERARERLAKAERLTVQWLATLAFFFATVTARVEALALSPELEAAVLEQLIPGIYLERVAARSTAAETRHRVQAASTALLDVLRRADHPLQRLAPEDSARVEQVAGACADLFQRSSSCVEGRNGQLSLHHHGRHRLSDRRLAALTAVHNFHIRRPDGTTAAERFFGRTHPALFEELLLRVPLPPRPRRRRLRPAKLPYLMPVAA, encoded by the coding sequence ATGACGCGACGCACACGCTTGGAGCAAGCCGAGCACATCGCGGCGGCCGAAGCACGGCTGGCGGCGGGGGAGACGCAACGCGCCGTGGCCACCGAGATGGGTATTGCGCGCAGCACCTTGCGCGACTGGTGCGGGGAGGTTCCGCGCGGGGATCCGCCGACGGGCTTGACGGCCTTCGCACGCACCCCGGAGGGGATCGATTGGTTGCATCGGCTGGTGTTGGCGGCGCATTTCAGCATCACCTTGCGGGCGGCGGGCGGAACCCGGCTGGTGAGTGAGTTCCTGGAGCTGAGCGGACTGTCGGCCTTCGTCGGGGTCAGCGACGGCGCGCAGCACGCGCTCAATGTCGCCCTGGAAACGGCCGTGGTCGCGGTGGCCGCGGAGCAGCGCACGGCGCTTGCCGAGGGCATGCCGGCGCGTGCGGTGACGGTGTGCGAGGACGAAACCTTTCATCCGGGGATCTGCTTGGTCAACATCGAGCCGGTGTCGAACTTCATTGTCCTGGAGCAATACGCCGCGGATCGCACCGCGGCGACCTGGACCGCCGCGCTTCAGGACGCCTGCACGGGGCTCGCCGTGGAGGTGATCCAGAGCACCGCCGACGAGGCCAAGGCGCTGCGTCGCCATGCCGAGACGGACCTCCGTGCGCATCATTCCCCGGACCTCTTTCACGGCCAACACGAGGTCTCCAAAGCCACGTCCTTGGCGTTGGCGCGCGACGTGCGCCGGGCTGAAGCCGGCGTGGCGGCCGCGCAGGCGCATTGGGAGGCCGAGCGCGCGGCGCAGCAGGCATTCGAGGCGCGCATGCCCCGCCCGCTCGGGCGTCCACCGGCCTTCGAGACCCGCATTGGCGCCGCCCTGAGCGCGCTGGTCGCCGTGGAAGCCGAACGCGACCGCGCACGGGAGCGGCAGAGCGAGGCGCGCGCATTGATCCGCGAGCTCGGCGTGCTGTATCACCCGTATGATCCGGTGGATGGACAGACGCAGCCGGTGGAGCGCGTGGCGGCGCGCTTCACCGACGTCTGGACACGCCTGAAGGGATTGGCCGAGGCCGCCGAGCTGCCCGAGCGCGCTCGCGAACGCCTCGCCAAGGCCGAGCGCCTGACCGTGCAGTGGCTCGCCACGCTCGCGTTCTTCTTCGCCACCGTGACCGCCAGGGTCGAGGCCCTCGCACTATCCCCGGAGCTGGAAGCGGCGGTCCTCGAGCAGCTCATCCCCGGCATCTACCTCGAGCGCGTCGCCGCCCGCAGCACCGCGGCCGAGACCCGACACCGCGTGCAGGCGGCGAGTACCGCGTTGCTCGACGTCCTGCGGCGCGCCGATCATCCGCTGCAGCGTCTCGCGCCCGAGGACAGCGCTCGGGTCGAACAGGTCGCCGGCGCTTGCGCCGATCTGTTCCAACGCAGCAGCTCCTGTGTGGAAGGACGCAACGGCCAACTGTCGCTGCATCATCACGGGCGTCATCGCTTGAGCGACCGCAGGCTCGCCGCGCTCACCGCCGTGCACAACTTCCACATCCGCCGTCCCGACGGCACGACCGCCGCCGAGCGCTTCTTCGGGCGGACACATCCCGCACTGTTCGAGGAGCTTCTCCTGCGTGTGCCCTTGCCGCCGCGACCCCGACGCCGCCGACTGCGTCCGGCGAAACTGCCCTATCTGATGCCGGTCGCGGCATGA
- a CDS encoding DUF4239 domain-containing protein, with protein sequence MSEISVAWLLALGLFIGILILLELGRRIGERRFRRDPDGARAGTGAVEGAIFGLVGLLIAFTFSGAASRFDDRRELIVEETNAIGTAYLRLDLLPEGARGTMQERFRHYLDARIDAYRKLPDVEAARVVMTQANAMQGEIWTAAIAAAHSEGASPDALKLLLPALNDMFDITTTRTNATAIHPPMIIYGMLVVLTLAAALMAGYGMAGSKGRPWLHIVGFALVMALAVYIIIDLEYPRIGLIRVEGFDQALMNLRAGMK encoded by the coding sequence ATGAGTGAGATTTCAGTCGCCTGGCTGCTCGCCCTCGGACTCTTCATCGGAATCCTGATCCTGCTGGAACTGGGCCGGCGGATCGGTGAGCGACGTTTCAGGCGCGACCCCGACGGAGCCCGCGCCGGGACGGGCGCCGTCGAGGGGGCGATCTTCGGTCTGGTGGGGCTGCTGATCGCCTTCACCTTCTCGGGGGCCGCCTCGCGCTTCGATGACCGCCGTGAGCTCATCGTGGAGGAGACCAATGCAATCGGCACCGCCTACCTGCGGCTCGATCTGCTCCCCGAAGGTGCGCGTGGGACCATGCAGGAGCGCTTCCGGCATTATCTCGACGCCCGCATCGATGCCTATCGCAAGCTGCCGGATGTCGAGGCGGCACGGGTAGTGATGACGCAGGCCAACGCCATGCAGGGCGAGATCTGGACGGCGGCGATCGCCGCCGCCCACAGCGAGGGTGCCTCGCCGGACGCGCTGAAGCTCCTGCTGCCGGCGCTCAACGACATGTTCGACATCACGACCACGCGCACCAACGCGACCGCGATACACCCGCCAATGATCATCTACGGAATGCTGGTCGTCCTGACCCTGGCCGCGGCGCTCATGGCGGGCTACGGCATGGCCGGAAGCAAGGGGCGCCCCTGGCTGCACATCGTCGGCTTCGCCCTGGTGATGGCGCTGGCGGTCTACATCATCATCGACCTCGAGTACCCACGCATCGGACTGATCCGGGTCGAGGGCTTCGATCAGGCGTTGATGAACCTGCGGGCGGGCATGAAGTAA
- a CDS encoding transporter, translating to MRKTNTHFIARAAAGLALAACVLVPPIAGSSEGGTGHYVPGSVATLIDLAPARPGWVIEPIYLHYEGDADLSKQIPVAGIDVFGLKATSDVLLAGGFYTVETPIAGAHYSVGVMLPYVWMTVEGEIETVLGDRRVRDTASGFGDLTLIPAMLAWKDGPWQYNAALTVYAPTGDYEMGRLANPGLNYWSFNPWAGVSYNNAGNGFNAALHGGLVFNTENPDTDYRSGTLVHLEGSVQQLIPAGKGFLTLGLEGFWVEQVTADSGQRPILGDFKGRTAGLGPVLGYVLPLGKQNFVTEVRWLRELDTKNRLEGDYVWLKLVYQF from the coding sequence ATGCGGAAGACCAATACGCATTTCATCGCACGCGCGGCCGCCGGCCTTGCCCTGGCCGCCTGTGTACTGGTGCCTCCGATAGCCGGCTCCTCGGAGGGCGGGACCGGACACTATGTTCCGGGTTCGGTGGCCACCCTGATCGATCTTGCGCCCGCCCGGCCCGGCTGGGTCATCGAGCCGATCTACCTCCACTACGAGGGGGATGCCGATCTCTCCAAGCAGATCCCGGTCGCAGGCATCGACGTGTTCGGTTTGAAGGCCACCAGCGACGTCCTGCTCGCCGGCGGGTTCTACACCGTCGAAACGCCGATTGCGGGTGCCCACTACAGCGTCGGCGTCATGCTGCCCTATGTCTGGATGACAGTAGAGGGCGAGATCGAAACGGTGCTTGGCGACAGGCGGGTACGGGATACGGCCTCCGGGTTCGGCGATCTCACGCTGATCCCGGCGATGCTCGCTTGGAAGGACGGTCCCTGGCAGTACAACGCCGCCCTGACCGTCTACGCCCCGACCGGGGACTACGAGATGGGCCGTCTGGCCAACCCGGGGCTCAACTACTGGTCCTTCAATCCCTGGGCGGGGGTTTCATACAACAACGCCGGCAACGGCTTCAACGCGGCCCTCCACGGCGGTCTGGTCTTCAATACCGAAAACCCGGACACCGATTACCGAAGCGGCACGCTGGTGCATCTGGAGGGCAGCGTCCAGCAGCTCATCCCTGCGGGGAAAGGCTTTCTCACCCTGGGCCTCGAAGGCTTCTGGGTGGAGCAGGTGACCGCAGACAGCGGACAGCGTCCGATCCTCGGCGACTTCAAGGGCCGCACGGCCGGCCTCGGGCCGGTGCTTGGCTATGTGCTCCCTTTGGGTAAGCAGAATTTCGTCACCGAGGTGCGATGGCTCCGGGAGTTGGATACCAAGAACCGGCTCGAGGGGGATTACGTCTGGCTCAAGCTCGTCTATCAGTTTTGA